In a single window of the Pseudomonadota bacterium genome:
- a CDS encoding aldo/keto reductase, whose product MPSNKELTRRDVLALGSSAASAALLGPALAPAAALAQDKTMPQVARRTLGKTGKKVPILLLGGAVGFDLRFDPKIAEALRFGVNYIDAADCYNGGTCEPAVASFHKRIRGRDKLWITSKSDEHDPRGFEATLGTSLKKLETSYIDLYFLHNLEDPKYLNEDLRKVVARAKQAGRLRHFGFSCHSSNVPELLQLAAKTPWVEAVMFRYNFRKYGDKELNRAIDAAYKANVGLIAMKTQGSEAGIRDAWKKFQKKGKWTKHQAVLKAVWADRRIAAAVSHMDNFEKLRQNIAAALDKQSLTQAEWQELDRYAAATRSLACDGCDHICGSAVAAPVRIADTMRFVMYHDVYGEPEKARALFAKLPAQARNLAQVDFAPANRACPYGIDVAAHMKRALHVLAG is encoded by the coding sequence CTCAGGACAAGACCATGCCGCAGGTAGCGCGCAGGACCCTGGGCAAGACCGGCAAGAAGGTTCCGATCCTGCTGCTCGGCGGCGCGGTCGGCTTCGATCTGCGCTTCGATCCCAAGATCGCCGAAGCCCTGCGCTTCGGTGTGAACTACATCGACGCGGCCGACTGCTACAACGGTGGCACGTGCGAGCCGGCCGTGGCCAGCTTCCACAAGCGCATTCGGGGTCGAGACAAACTTTGGATTACCTCCAAGAGCGACGAGCACGACCCCCGCGGCTTCGAAGCCACGCTGGGCACCAGCCTCAAGAAGCTCGAAACGAGCTACATCGACCTCTATTTTCTCCACAACCTCGAAGATCCCAAGTACCTGAACGAGGATCTGCGCAAGGTCGTCGCGCGGGCCAAGCAGGCGGGTAGGCTTCGGCATTTCGGCTTTTCCTGCCACTCGTCCAACGTACCGGAGCTGTTGCAGCTTGCAGCCAAGACCCCCTGGGTCGAGGCCGTGATGTTCCGCTACAACTTCCGCAAGTACGGCGACAAGGAGCTCAATCGAGCCATCGATGCCGCGTACAAGGCCAACGTGGGCTTGATCGCGATGAAGACGCAGGGCTCGGAAGCGGGCATTCGCGACGCCTGGAAGAAGTTCCAGAAAAAAGGCAAGTGGACCAAGCACCAGGCGGTGCTCAAGGCGGTGTGGGCCGACAGACGCATAGCAGCTGCGGTTTCGCACATGGACAACTTCGAAAAGCTACGCCAAAACATCGCCGCCGCGCTCGACAAGCAGTCGCTCACGCAGGCCGAATGGCAGGAGCTCGACCGCTACGCCGCGGCCACCCGCTCGTTGGCTTGCGATGGCTGCGACCACATCTGCGGCAGCGCGGTCGCGGCCCCGGTACGCATCGCGGATACCATGCGCTTCGTCATGTACCACGACGTGTATGGCGAGCCGGAAAAGGCCCGCGCTCTGTTCGCCAAGCTGCCCGCGCAAGCTCGCAACCTGGCCCAGGTGGACTTCGCACCAGCCAACCGCGCCTGCCCCTACGGCATCGACGTCGCGGCTCACATGAAACGGGCGCTTCACGTGCTTGCCGGGTAG
- a CDS encoding Uma2 family endonuclease gives MASEPAPSRVILTYADLCGMPDDGRRYELFEGEVYVTPAPRIVHQRISRNLELVLHSYVEQHGLGEVLYAPVDVILTDTTVVQPDLLYVSRPRLPIVREHGIVAAPDLVVEILSKSTAERDRGVKRQLYARYGVAHYWLVDPGERTLSEHLLQQGAYALKGVFNARAVFTPTLFPGLSIDLGGVFPAP, from the coding sequence ATGGCAAGCGAGCCCGCCCCATCCCGGGTGATCCTGACCTACGCGGACTTGTGCGGCATGCCCGACGATGGCCGCCGCTACGAGCTGTTCGAGGGGGAGGTCTACGTGACGCCCGCACCTCGGATCGTACATCAACGCATCTCACGCAACCTGGAGCTCGTTCTGCACAGCTACGTAGAGCAGCACGGGCTCGGCGAGGTGCTCTACGCTCCCGTGGACGTGATCCTGACCGACACCACGGTGGTTCAACCCGATCTGCTGTACGTTTCACGCCCGCGGCTGCCGATCGTACGCGAGCACGGCATCGTGGCCGCCCCCGATCTGGTGGTCGAGATCCTGTCGAAAAGCACTGCAGAGCGCGACCGCGGCGTCAAGCGCCAGCTCTATGCGCGTTACGGAGTCGCGCACTACTGGCTGGTGGATCCCGGCGAACGCACGCTGTCCGAGCACCTACTGCAGCAGGGCGCCTATGCGCTGAAGGGAGTCTTCAACGCCAGGGCCGTATTCACGCCCACGCTCTTTCCCGGGCTATCGATCGACCTCGGCGGGGTGTTTCCCGCGCCTTGA
- a CDS encoding DUF5110 domain-containing protein translates to MNISRSPFRSLLHALASVLLLLSCRAPRQPDPKPLASWRNVAPGIWTASFGSMQGELRYTELAAAPPKREALRQLSAPEFPFAPGEITHVATPDAGIVVRIAADPDERLYGFGLQLDGVKQSQRVLTLNVDHWGTGGGRTHAPVPFYVSSKGYGVFFNTARFLKIYSQVGNRKDSPNTPLEVDRNPPPNEKQSGAWQALPPGDAVEARIDGKGLELMVFAGDSILDIVRRYNLYSGGGALPPLWGLGFWHRVHAHFDADQTRRELKEFEDRDFPLDVVGLEPGWMSKSYPCTYEWQQKRFPDPAKFSRELLAKGIRLNLWENPYISKHSRIYDKMYPLSGSHLVWLGIVPDYTLPEARRLLTDQHYQDHIRIGISGYKIDEVDGYDFWLWPDHATFPSGISGETMRQAYGLIMQRMLYQDLFKQRNVRTYGLVRGSNGGASGYPFVVYSDAYRHGQYITGLSTASLGGILWTPEVRSAANSREWLNRLQTVCFSPMAMLNAWASGKKPWSYSQATDAVRNVIKLRMRLLPYLYSAFADYHFKGIPPIRAMILEDGFELPETRDIQHDPSQEDEPYPMKKVADMVDQFMFGPSMLVAPFYENNAITRQVRLPAGDWYDFYTGKFAGNNQSITVTAEDLGDRIPLFAKAGAVIPMLTEAVNQTEDAYGHPLEVRFYGKIRGKFSLYEDDGKTFDYEQGRYRTRHLTVSEERPGQFKLREEATNESGPILFGPIDKLVVMTK, encoded by the coding sequence ATGAACATCAGCCGCTCACCATTCCGGTCGCTCCTGCACGCGCTCGCCTCGGTCCTTTTGCTCCTTTCGTGCCGGGCACCCAGGCAGCCCGATCCGAAGCCCCTGGCATCGTGGCGAAACGTGGCCCCGGGGATCTGGACCGCTTCGTTCGGAAGCATGCAGGGCGAGCTGCGTTATACCGAGCTGGCCGCTGCGCCACCGAAGCGCGAGGCCCTGCGCCAGCTGTCCGCGCCCGAGTTTCCGTTCGCGCCGGGCGAGATCACCCATGTCGCCACGCCGGACGCCGGGATCGTGGTTCGGATTGCTGCCGATCCCGATGAAAGGCTCTACGGCTTCGGTCTGCAGCTCGACGGGGTCAAGCAATCGCAGCGCGTCCTGACCCTGAACGTAGACCACTGGGGCACGGGCGGCGGCCGCACGCACGCCCCGGTGCCCTTCTATGTCTCCAGCAAAGGCTACGGCGTCTTCTTCAACACCGCCCGCTTCTTGAAGATCTATAGTCAAGTCGGAAACCGCAAGGACTCGCCCAACACGCCGCTCGAAGTCGACCGCAATCCACCCCCGAATGAGAAGCAATCCGGTGCCTGGCAAGCGCTGCCGCCGGGGGATGCTGTCGAAGCTCGAATCGACGGCAAGGGGCTCGAGCTGATGGTTTTTGCGGGAGATTCGATTCTGGACATCGTCCGCCGCTACAACCTGTACAGCGGCGGTGGGGCCTTGCCGCCGCTTTGGGGCCTAGGATTCTGGCACCGGGTTCATGCCCATTTCGACGCCGACCAGACCCGCCGGGAGCTGAAGGAGTTCGAGGACAGGGATTTTCCCCTTGACGTCGTAGGGCTCGAGCCTGGGTGGATGTCCAAGTCCTATCCCTGCACTTACGAGTGGCAGCAGAAACGCTTTCCGGATCCCGCGAAGTTTTCGCGTGAGCTGCTGGCCAAGGGAATCCGTCTGAATCTCTGGGAAAACCCCTACATCTCCAAACACAGCCGCATCTACGACAAGATGTACCCGCTTTCGGGATCTCACCTCGTCTGGCTTGGAATTGTTCCCGACTACACGTTGCCCGAGGCCCGCCGGCTGCTGACGGACCAGCATTACCAGGATCACATCCGTATCGGCATCAGCGGCTACAAGATCGATGAGGTCGACGGATACGACTTCTGGCTGTGGCCCGACCACGCGACGTTCCCGTCGGGGATTTCGGGTGAGACCATGCGCCAAGCCTACGGCCTGATCATGCAGCGGATGCTCTACCAGGACCTGTTCAAGCAGCGCAACGTGCGGACCTACGGTCTGGTCCGCGGCAGCAACGGCGGAGCCTCGGGCTACCCCTTCGTCGTCTACAGCGACGCTTATCGCCATGGCCAGTACATCACCGGCCTTTCCACGGCCAGCCTCGGCGGCATCCTGTGGACACCGGAAGTGCGCTCCGCCGCCAACAGCCGCGAATGGCTGAACAGGCTGCAAACCGTTTGCTTTTCACCCATGGCCATGCTCAACGCCTGGGCGTCGGGCAAGAAACCCTGGAGCTACAGCCAGGCGACGGACGCGGTTCGCAACGTGATCAAACTGCGCATGCGTTTGCTGCCTTATCTCTACAGCGCTTTCGCCGACTACCACTTCAAAGGTATTCCTCCGATTCGGGCGATGATCCTAGAAGACGGATTCGAGCTGCCCGAGACTCGGGACATCCAACACGATCCGAGCCAAGAAGACGAGCCTTACCCTATGAAGAAGGTCGCTGATATGGTGGACCAGTTCATGTTTGGACCGTCCATGCTGGTGGCACCGTTTTACGAAAACAACGCGATCACGCGTCAAGTTCGGCTTCCGGCAGGCGATTGGTACGATTTCTACACCGGAAAGTTCGCCGGCAACAACCAATCCATCACGGTGACCGCCGAGGATCTGGGGGATCGCATACCGCTGTTCGCGAAGGCTGGCGCGGTGATTCCGATGCTGACCGAGGCGGTAAACCAAACCGAAGACGCCTACGGCCATCCGCTGGAAGTGCGCTTCTACGGCAAGATTCGGGGGAAATTTTCACTCTATGAAGACGACGGCAAGACGTTCGACTACGAGCAGGGCCGCTACCGCACCCGGCATCTCACGGTGAGCGAAGAGCGGCCCGGCCAGTTCAAGCTGAGGGAAGAAGCCACGAACGAGAGCGGACCGATCCTCTTCGGTCCCATAGACAAGCTCGTGGTCATGACCAAGTAG